The nucleotide sequence ATCGTTCAAGGAGGCAGATACCGCTCTTCATCAGGCATGACGGGGGCTGGCCTGCGTTCAGCATCATTTCAAGCACACAGGATTGCACGATGCGGGCCGCTTAACTGAGCTCACAGCATGGCAGTCCCGGGGACATGTATGGATAATGGCCGGCGTTGAATGCCAAATGGCCAAGCCATGCCTCGTCGTCTACTCAAGCGGTTCATGCCGGAACCGGATGCCCTCAGGCGCAAGAAATCCCTGCGCTTCATGCATCACCTGATCGCCGACCCCGCGTTGTGGGCGTTGTCGCGTCGAACCGTTGCCAATGCGTGCATGGTGGGCTTCTTCTGTGCCTTGCTGCCGATCCCCTTCCAGATGGTGGTGGCCGCCTTCGGTGCCTGGGCGTTGCGCTGCAACCTTGCGCTCTCGGTAGGTCTGGTATGGATCACCAACCCGTTGACCATGCCCGTGGTCTACTACGCGACCTATCGCGTGGGCGCCTGGATGCTCGATACGCCTGCCCGGGTGATGCCGGACCAGGTCTCCGCGGCCTGGTTCGCCAACCAGCTGGAAGATATCCTGCCGGCACTTGCGCTGGGCTCGCTGGTCAGCGCGGTGGTGGTCGCCCTGCTCGCCAACGTGCTGGTCCGGCTGCTGTGGCGTTATCAGGTCGTGCGCAGCTGGCGCAGTCGCCGCAAGGCGCGTCTGGCCGCCAGGCGTTGCACCAAGGCGCAGCGGTCCGACCAGAACGCTGCCCCGGATACCGACAAGTCCTGAAGGCTGACGACGCCGCCCATGAAAAAGCCCCGCCATCTCTCGATGGCGGGGCTTTTGGCTTTCTGGCATGGCGTGAGGCAGACATCCGCCACTCAGCGGTGGAGCTCAGTCCTCGTGCAGCTTGCCGCCATCCAGGCGCAGCACACGGTGCTGGTGCGCGGCCAGCCCATTGTCGTGGGTCACGATGATGAAGGCGGCCTGCGCTTCCCGAGCGATGTCGTCCATCAGCTCCAGAATGCGCGCCGCCGTGGTCTGATCCAGGTTGCCGGTCGGTTCATCCATCAGCACCAGGCTCGGGTCCGTCACCAGCGCACGCGCGATGGCGACGCGCTGACGTTCTCCCCCGGACAGCTCGCCCGGCTTGTGATCGGCGCGCGGCGCCATGCCGACACGCTCCAGCAGCTTGCGCGCCTTGACGGCGGCCTCGGCACGCTTGTGGCCCCGGATGATCAACGGCATCGCCACATTCTCTTCGGCGCTGAATTCCGCCAGCAGATGATGGAACTGATAGACGAAGCCGATGTGCTGATTGCGGAAGCTGCCAAGCGCCGACTCACTGAGCTCGGACAGGCGCTGGCCGGCCACCTTCACGATGCCCTGACTGGGATGATCCAGCCCGCCGAGCAGATTGAGCAGCGTGGTCTTGCCGGAGCCGGAGCTGCCGACGACGGCGACCCGTTCGCCGGCGTGCACACGCAGCTCCAGTTCGTCCAGAACCTGCACCTTCTGCGGGCCTTCGTCGTAGCTGCGACTCAGGCGCTCACAGATCAACATCGGCTTGCCGTGAGCCAGGTCAGTCGCACGGGTGTCAGAAGCCGGGGTCGGCATGGCGGAGTCTCCAGCAGCAGAGCGGGATGATGCATCGGTCGATGTCGGTAGATCATTCATAGCGCAGCACCTCGGCCGGCTGGATGCGGGAAGCGCGCCAGGCCGGATAGAGTGTCGACAGGAAGCTCAGCACCAGCGCGGAGCCGATGATGACGCCCATGTCGGACAGCTCG is from Cobetia marina and encodes:
- a CDS encoding DUF2062 domain-containing protein, producing the protein MPRRLLKRFMPEPDALRRKKSLRFMHHLIADPALWALSRRTVANACMVGFFCALLPIPFQMVVAAFGAWALRCNLALSVGLVWITNPLTMPVVYYATYRVGAWMLDTPARVMPDQVSAAWFANQLEDILPALALGSLVSAVVVALLANVLVRLLWRYQVVRSWRSRRKARLAARRCTKAQRSDQNAAPDTDKS
- a CDS encoding ABC transporter ATP-binding protein, whose product is MPTPASDTRATDLAHGKPMLICERLSRSYDEGPQKVQVLDELELRVHAGERVAVVGSSGSGKTTLLNLLGGLDHPSQGIVKVAGQRLSELSESALGSFRNQHIGFVYQFHHLLAEFSAEENVAMPLIIRGHKRAEAAVKARKLLERVGMAPRADHKPGELSGGERQRVAIARALVTDPSLVLMDEPTGNLDQTTAARILELMDDIAREAQAAFIIVTHDNGLAAHQHRVLRLDGGKLHED